CCATGCAGCGCACGGCGGTGCAGTCGTCCAACATCGCGACCGTCGGGTACGACGAGGAGCAGCAGCTGCTCGAGCTCGTCTTCCGCGACGGCCGCGTCTACCACTTCCTCGAGGTGCCGCCCGAGCGCGTGCTGTCGCTGCTCCGGGCGGAGAGCAAGGGCCGCTTCTTC
The Modestobacter marinus DNA segment above includes these coding regions:
- a CDS encoding KTSC domain-containing protein produces the protein MQRTAVQSSNIATVGYDEEQQLLELVFRDGRVYHFLEVPPERVLSLLRAESKGRFFNAEIKPVFDYRAVGRRWG